One Tolypothrix bouteillei VB521301 DNA window includes the following coding sequences:
- a CDS encoding DUF4114 domain-containing protein, with amino-acid sequence MINKNQLKKLIAAAATVAGVFSTVAPASASTFTWGDWTKTYEVQDKSTDTSGFQTLISEYQKYVQPESLAIPEDKLTKLDPTKLRLKNESNVRIWFLNEGATYKNQLAYEAVKGNNSQKGLLFNDVSCDISQAANSACQLGENPGTLDIGDYVELGKVAGGSQLNFFMKTDGFNNPDGPVYGADPTKNPDLLEHLVAYEIDDYLLIGFEDLPGPEGISSDRDFNDVVFVVDVGKDNIESVPEPATAMALLAASAAGVMTLRRRESTTNDQ; translated from the coding sequence ATGATAAATAAAAATCAGCTAAAGAAACTTATAGCCGCCGCCGCTACAGTCGCTGGTGTATTTTCTACTGTCGCTCCTGCAAGTGCTAGTACGTTTACCTGGGGTGACTGGACAAAAACTTATGAGGTACAAGATAAGTCAACTGATACTTCAGGATTTCAAACTCTGATTTCTGAGTATCAAAAGTACGTACAGCCAGAATCTCTTGCGATTCCAGAAGATAAATTAACCAAACTAGACCCTACAAAACTTCGCTTGAAAAACGAAAGTAATGTTCGTATTTGGTTTCTCAATGAAGGTGCTACCTATAAAAACCAGCTAGCTTATGAAGCTGTAAAAGGCAATAATTCTCAGAAAGGTTTGCTTTTTAATGATGTATCCTGTGACATTTCTCAAGCAGCGAATTCAGCGTGTCAGCTTGGCGAAAACCCAGGGACTTTAGATATTGGAGATTATGTTGAGCTTGGTAAAGTAGCAGGTGGATCGCAACTCAACTTCTTTATGAAAACAGATGGGTTTAACAATCCTGATGGACCTGTTTACGGTGCAGACCCAACAAAAAATCCAGATTTATTAGAGCATTTAGTTGCTTATGAAATCGATGATTACTTATTAATAGGCTTTGAAGATTTACCCGGACCAGAAGGCATTTCTTCCGATCGCGATTTCAATGACGTTGTGTTCGTTGTTGATGTTGGTAAAGATAACATCGAATCCGTACCCGAACCTGCAACTGCAATGGCATTGTTAGCAGCGTCGGCGGCGGGTGTGATGACATTGCGCCGTCGGGAATCAACGACCAATGACCAGTGA
- a CDS encoding PEP-CTERM domain protein — translation MKNNRLTEVFSAIATVGTIFSSVVAPVNAASLTNTSEWNNLVANPVQSRTTDVSGFQTLIPQLQQFVQPEGIAIPENQVRRLDPSRLQLKSDSGVRVWFLNEGGFYRNQLAYETIQGSNYQANLIFQDVSCISGNNNNCEKPESNGTLNVGDYVDLGTISGGSQLNFWLRANGANPQDTGGTNPATNVKNIYGEDATQNPDGLDHIVAYQYNDYLLVGFEDLFGPEGSLEGGNGTIASDRDFNDVVFVVDIGKNNLDGKAYIPEPTSALAILGVGVVGLLKISRRRINSNQ, via the coding sequence ATGAAAAACAATCGCTTAACAGAGGTTTTTTCTGCTATAGCTACTGTAGGTACTATCTTTTCGTCTGTAGTAGCACCTGTCAATGCAGCTTCATTAACCAATACTTCGGAATGGAATAATTTGGTTGCAAATCCAGTTCAATCAAGAACAACTGACGTATCGGGCTTTCAAACGCTAATTCCGCAACTTCAGCAATTTGTGCAACCAGAAGGAATCGCGATTCCTGAAAATCAAGTCAGAAGGCTAGACCCTTCCAGGTTACAACTCAAATCGGACAGTGGTGTTCGTGTTTGGTTCCTGAACGAAGGGGGTTTTTATCGCAACCAATTGGCTTACGAAACTATTCAAGGTTCAAATTATCAAGCAAATTTGATTTTTCAAGATGTTTCATGTATTAGTGGAAACAACAACAACTGCGAAAAGCCTGAGAGTAATGGAACTTTAAATGTTGGTGATTATGTTGATTTGGGAACAATCAGTGGCGGTTCGCAACTGAATTTTTGGTTAAGAGCAAATGGAGCTAATCCTCAAGACACAGGTGGTACAAATCCAGCCACAAACGTCAAAAATATTTACGGTGAGGATGCTACCCAAAATCCAGACGGTCTGGATCATATAGTTGCTTATCAGTATAACGATTACCTTTTAGTGGGATTTGAGGATCTGTTTGGACCCGAGGGTTCTCTAGAGGGAGGAAATGGGACTATTGCAAGCGATCGCGATTTTAACGACGTGGTGTTTGTCGTTGATATAGGCAAAAATAATTTAGATGGTAAAGCTTACATACCAGAACCTACCAGTGCTCTTGCTATTTTGGGCGTGGGAGTCGTGGGATTGCTCAAAATTAGTCGTCGCCGCATTAACAGTAACCAGTAA
- a CDS encoding Cof-type HAD-IIB family hydrolase, with the protein MDFSATSNIQLLVLDVDGTIAGKSNTISAKVKQAIFAVQARGIQVAIATGRMYRSALRFHQEIRSNLPLIAYQGAWIQDPVTQKILSHLPVSEHAALKLLDYFEQPELRQLLSVHFYIDDQLYVREITEETALYAQRSGINPIPVGDLRPFCHRKPTKILALCDDKSVIEQLLGNLRRQYTPAELYLTTSVATFFEATHPLANKGLGVRYLAEEVLGLQSANVMTVGDNFNDAEMLQYASIGIAMGNAPEGVQRLAQWVAPDVEEDGVAVAIEKFLLS; encoded by the coding sequence ATGGACTTTTCTGCTACTTCTAATATTCAACTGCTTGTCTTAGATGTTGATGGCACGATCGCAGGAAAATCTAATACAATCAGTGCAAAAGTCAAGCAGGCAATTTTTGCAGTTCAAGCACGGGGAATTCAAGTAGCGATCGCAACAGGGCGTATGTATCGTTCGGCTTTGCGATTTCATCAAGAAATTCGTTCTAACCTACCTTTAATAGCTTATCAAGGAGCGTGGATTCAAGATCCCGTTACCCAAAAGATTCTCAGTCATTTGCCTGTTTCCGAACACGCTGCACTTAAGCTTCTAGATTATTTTGAACAACCCGAACTGCGCCAACTTTTATCCGTACATTTCTATATTGATGACCAACTTTATGTTAGAGAAATAACAGAGGAAACAGCACTTTACGCTCAACGTTCGGGTATAAATCCTATTCCCGTGGGTGATTTGCGCCCCTTTTGTCACCGTAAACCCACAAAAATCTTAGCTTTGTGCGATGACAAAAGTGTCATCGAGCAGTTACTGGGGAATTTACGCCGCCAGTACACGCCAGCAGAACTGTATCTCACAACTTCTGTTGCTACATTCTTTGAAGCAACTCATCCTCTTGCCAATAAGGGACTTGGAGTGCGTTATTTAGCTGAAGAAGTGTTAGGGCTGCAAAGCGCGAACGTTATGACCGTGGGTGACAATTTTAACGATGCTGAAATGTTACAGTATGCTAGCATCGGTATCGCTATGGGCAATGCGCCAGAAGGAGTACAACGTTTAGCTCAATGGGTAGCTCCTGATGTAGAGGAAGATGGTGTAGCTGTTGCCATTGAGAAATTTTTACTTTCGTAA